TTATTTCTTTTACGACTGCTTCACAATATTTTGGTGCGATGATGAAATTGAAACCTGAAAAATAAACAATTTCCTTATTCAGATATTGGGCGTTTTTTTGAATGCTGGACATATTAACTGATCAAATAGCAACTTCTAAATAGGTACTATAGGATTGAGTAGATTAGGTAACGTAATTGTTCGGTCTTTAGGAGATCTATTATTATCTATTTACAGTATTGAAAATTCAATTTATACTTTTTCAATTTTCTCCTTTATTACAGTATTAGATGTTCCCTTATTAATTTTTAGCCACAAAGAATCAAGAGCCTAAAGCACCTAGAACAAATTTAATTAAAATGATAGGAACTGCTACTGGGATTGGTGCTTTTAATGGTGAAATGTCGGATGTATACATTATCCGTTAAATTTGAAACTTCATATAAAGAAACATTCGAAAAAAACTTTACTTAAAACAGTGAAATATGGAATTTCAAAAACAACTAAATAATTGGACGTTTTATACAATAATAAATAGAAAGTTAGAATTTTTGCTTACACACTCAGATTGAATGAAGTGTAATTTGGCATAGTTTTACATTTATATTTAGCTTTAAGAAATATTAAAATATTTAGAGGAAAGAGGCAGTTGATCATATTTTATGGTCAATTGTTTTTTAAGTGTTAAAAGTCCTTTTTGACAAAAGGTTAGTTCAGGGTGTTGTTTTATTTTATTCCACAATCGGGCCATATTGTGGAATAAAACTTAGATTTTTAAACGACTTTATTGTTATATTTTTAAGTACAGTGAAGTATATTATATTGAAAATAAAACAAGCAGTATTGGTTATATAGTTATGACATCAGGAGGGTTCAAATAAAAAAGATAAAAAGAGGGCTATTTGGTTAACAACATTAAATATTATATAAAAGTGATTAAATGTAAGAGCACAAAAGTAAATCACTTATAAAGAATTTGAAAGTGCAAAAGAAAAAGCCGCCAAAAAATTTGGTGGCTTTTTCGTCAAGTAGGTAATATCAATCTTACCTAAAATTTCGCGTCAATCTTTCAGCTCCTCTATAATTACTCCATTTCATTCAGTGAAAGAAGTAGAAGAATTTTCACTATTCTTTTTTAATCTTTCCTTTCCAAAATAAATAATAGTGAAGATTAATACCAAAATAAAAGAGAAAGAACCGAATGTAATAACCACTTTATTAAATCCTAAAACATCGAGTAGTAAACCTATAGTTACCATTGCAACTTGCATTATAGTTCGCTCGATCATACCTTTAAACGCAAAGAAGCGACCGTGATACTCCTTAGGAACAGTTTCTTGGCTGAAAGTATTAGCAATAGGATTAAATATTCCATATGAAAAACCAAATAAGCAAAAAGCTATAATTGAAAATACGGGCATACTTGAGAATGAAAGCAAAAATTGCACTAAAACAATTAAAAAAGTTGAAACTAATAAAAAGGGAACATGCTTTTTATTACGAATTAATTGATTTACAATTGTACTAGATAATATAAGAGATATCCCCTCAACAGCATACAAAATTCCCTTTATGGAAGGATTATTTTGAATAGTGCTAATCTCAACTATAAATAAATTAAAACCGGCAATAAATATCATTGGAATTATAGATAAAAATAAAATCATTTTTATATCGAACTGTTCAGATATGATTGGAAAAATCTCACGAAATTCTATCTTTTTCTTTTCCTTTCTTACTAAACCACTATCATTCTTTATATCTAATAAAAATGTAATAAGAAATACAAAAAGGAAAGCTCCAAATGCTATAGAATACAGGGAAAGTAATGAAGTTAAAGTTAAAATTACCCCACCTAAAGTTGCCCCAAAGATTCTTGACAATGTTACAATGTTTAAATTTAATGAATTAGCCGTAACTAAATGTTTTTCATCTGTAACCTGTGCTATAGTAGCCTGTAATGCAGGTTCAAAAAATGAAGCTGAACAACTTACACCAATACTATATGCAAGCATCCACCATACTGAATCCGTAGCCAAAGCAATAAACATAAAACTTACGGAAATCATTCTCATTATACCTACAAGAAATAAAATCTTTTTCTTAGCCACACCATCAATTATTCTACCAGCATAAGGACCTATTAACACACTAAATAAGCTTCCTACAACTAAAAAGATAGCTTGTAAAAGATGTGAATCCACATTTTTTTGCAGAAATTGAAGGTTACCAATAAGCCCAATCCATAAAGCTAACTGAAATATCAATTGACTAATTAATATTATTACTAAATTCTTGTTTCTAAATAATTCTTTTTTCAAATTTCATTGTTCAACTCCTTTATAAATCTTAATTTACGTCCAAGTTGTAACGATTCTTCAGATCTATAACCAATACCAGATACTCCAAGCACAATTTCTTTATCGGGGTTAATTTTTAATTCTTCTTCAACGTATTGATCATTTA
This window of the Rummeliibacillus pycnus genome carries:
- a CDS encoding MFS transporter, with the translated sequence MKKELFRNKNLVIILISQLIFQLALWIGLIGNLQFLQKNVDSHLLQAIFLVVGSLFSVLIGPYAGRIIDGVAKKKILFLVGIMRMISVSFMFIALATDSVWWMLAYSIGVSCSASFFEPALQATIAQVTDEKHLVTANSLNLNIVTLSRIFGATLGGVILTLTSLLSLYSIAFGAFLFVFLITFLLDIKNDSGLVRKEKKKIEFREIFPIISEQFDIKMILFLSIIPMIFIAGFNLFIVEISTIQNNPSIKGILYAVEGISLILSSTIVNQLIRNKKHVPFLLVSTFLIVLVQFLLSFSSMPVFSIIAFCLFGFSYGIFNPIANTFSQETVPKEYHGRFFAFKGMIERTIMQVAMVTIGLLLDVLGFNKVVITFGSFSFILVLIFTIIYFGKERLKKNSENSSTSFTE